A window from Haloarchaeobius amylolyticus encodes these proteins:
- a CDS encoding MFS transporter has translation MTDRWLYSWALGSVAFGGASLLVPLYIVQLGASPVQLGILAATAAVIGAPGAILFGKLANRVGHRRPLVLATLGIVAVALAVIPLVTSITLVIVANAALWLFVASIAPVMTMLVVDDAPESAWSQRIGQLNKYQGYGWAGGLVLGTVWPLVATQLVGAEAVTRVLFWLLSACAALSVLGAARSLPNPAPADHVTSDRKVRKVARLLSSSRRGVKGATFAFSPNRLYWSTQAFHPRRLRGRVNPALATYLLAAVLFFTGSAAFWAPLPLFFTELRFDSGQVFALYLASSLGSAVLYERAGSFAGKLDIRLLQSGALAARGVLFPTVALVTGIGTLTLGLGVAGVGLAAIGATWAFIAVVGTAIVTRLAPPAVRGEVLGVHTALGAVAGGVGGVLGGWAATVGYLFAFGLAGGLVLAGAGLVVSLRALSGGKEAARPPAEAAGDRPEAVSIPAASEDDPVSAETE, from the coding sequence GGTCGGTCGCCTTCGGCGGCGCCTCGCTGCTCGTCCCGCTCTACATCGTCCAGCTCGGCGCGTCGCCGGTCCAGCTCGGTATCCTGGCGGCGACCGCGGCCGTCATCGGGGCCCCGGGTGCCATCCTGTTCGGGAAGCTCGCGAACCGGGTCGGCCACCGGCGCCCACTGGTGCTGGCGACGCTCGGCATCGTCGCGGTGGCTCTGGCCGTGATTCCACTGGTCACCAGCATCACGCTCGTCATCGTCGCCAACGCGGCGCTCTGGCTGTTCGTCGCGTCCATCGCGCCAGTGATGACGATGCTCGTGGTCGACGACGCCCCGGAGTCCGCCTGGAGCCAGCGCATCGGCCAGTTGAACAAGTACCAGGGGTACGGCTGGGCCGGCGGACTCGTCCTCGGGACGGTCTGGCCGCTGGTCGCGACACAGCTCGTGGGCGCCGAGGCGGTCACCCGCGTCCTGTTCTGGCTCCTCTCGGCCTGTGCAGCCCTGAGCGTCCTCGGGGCCGCCCGGTCGCTGCCGAACCCTGCCCCGGCGGACCACGTCACGAGCGACCGGAAGGTCCGGAAGGTCGCGCGCCTGCTGTCGAGTTCGCGCCGCGGCGTCAAGGGTGCGACCTTCGCGTTCTCCCCGAACCGCCTCTACTGGTCGACGCAGGCGTTCCACCCGCGGCGGCTCCGCGGCCGGGTGAACCCGGCGCTGGCGACGTACCTCCTGGCAGCCGTGCTCTTCTTCACCGGCTCGGCGGCGTTCTGGGCGCCACTCCCGCTGTTCTTCACCGAGTTGCGGTTCGACTCGGGGCAGGTGTTCGCGCTCTACCTCGCCTCCAGCCTCGGCTCGGCCGTCCTCTACGAGCGCGCCGGTTCGTTCGCGGGGAAACTCGACATCCGACTCCTCCAGTCCGGCGCACTCGCGGCCCGGGGCGTCCTCTTCCCGACCGTCGCCCTCGTCACGGGCATCGGGACGCTGACGCTCGGCCTGGGGGTGGCCGGCGTCGGCCTCGCCGCCATCGGCGCGACCTGGGCGTTCATCGCGGTCGTCGGGACGGCCATCGTGACCCGGCTCGCACCCCCCGCGGTCAGGGGCGAGGTGCTGGGCGTCCACACCGCCCTCGGCGCCGTCGCGGGCGGCGTCGGTGGCGTCCTCGGCGGCTGGGCGGCGACCGTCGGCTACCTGTTCGCGTTCGGACTCGCGGGCGGCCTGGTCCTCGCGGGTGCGGGGCTGGTCGTCTCCCTGCGAGCGCTCTCCGGTGGGAAGGAGGCCGCGAGACCACCTGCCGAGGCTGCCGGTGACCGACCCGAGGCGGTGTCGATTCCTGCAGCGAGCGAGGACGACCCCGTCTCGGCCGAGACGGAGTGA